One Epidermidibacterium keratini DNA segment encodes these proteins:
- a CDS encoding DUF5134 domain-containing protein, protein MLGSPWDWILTVLFTITGVVCLWHIALSAEHREHASEVRAVDALHLAMSVAMIVMIWWPAGTTGTWVQVVVFAVIGAAVLVGGLRATRWPVRVDSVAHVLLTGAMIWMLAAMPLIMGHAPSSGGGHHGAAVVATSATTPAMSTPAAVAVITWSLVAVSVVCGLWWLRRLFAAPRGVLHAGCHVLMAGGMALMLAVMMP, encoded by the coding sequence GTGCTTGGCTCCCCCTGGGACTGGATCCTGACAGTCCTGTTTACGATCACCGGCGTCGTGTGCCTGTGGCATATCGCGCTGTCTGCCGAACATCGCGAGCATGCCAGCGAGGTCCGCGCGGTCGACGCCCTCCACCTGGCGATGAGCGTCGCGATGATCGTGATGATCTGGTGGCCGGCTGGTACGACGGGAACCTGGGTCCAGGTCGTGGTGTTCGCGGTGATCGGCGCGGCGGTCCTGGTCGGCGGGCTGCGTGCCACGCGCTGGCCGGTGCGCGTCGACTCCGTCGCGCATGTGCTGCTGACCGGCGCGATGATCTGGATGCTGGCCGCGATGCCGCTGATCATGGGCCATGCCCCGTCATCTGGCGGCGGCCACCACGGAGCGGCAGTGGTCGCGACCTCGGCCACCACCCCCGCGATGAGTACGCCGGCCGCAGTCGCGGTGATCACGTGGAGTTTGGTTGCGGTCAGCGTGGTGTGCGGACTGTGGTGGCTCCGCCGACTGTTTGCCGCTCCGCGCGGCGTACTGCACGCGGGGTGTCACGTGCTCATGGCCGGCGGGATGGCCTTGATGTTGGCGGTGATGATGCCGTGA
- a CDS encoding rRNA adenine N(6)-methyltransferase family protein — translation MSAGRSSRRDWGWHPLKPQWAERIVAESGVRRSDLVLDLGAGTGALTRPLLATGARVIALELHRGRASELRAIDSDRLSVIEVDAAQLLLPRRPFKVVASPPYSAATAILRRLLGRGTLLTSADLVVQRGFAMRVMDGRVSGVRESRRYAVEIARPIPRSAFNPAPKVDSVVLRLRRGS, via the coding sequence GTGTCCGCCGGGCGATCTTCCCGGCGCGACTGGGGATGGCACCCGCTTAAACCTCAGTGGGCAGAGCGAATCGTTGCCGAGTCCGGCGTACGCCGATCCGACCTCGTCCTCGACCTAGGCGCCGGGACGGGTGCGCTCACTCGACCGTTGCTCGCGACCGGAGCACGAGTGATCGCACTCGAGTTGCATCGCGGGCGGGCAAGCGAGCTTCGCGCGATCGATAGCGACCGCCTGTCGGTGATCGAGGTGGACGCGGCGCAGCTCTTGCTTCCGCGCCGGCCATTCAAGGTCGTCGCGAGCCCGCCATACTCGGCGGCCACGGCGATCCTGCGCCGCCTGCTCGGGCGCGGAACGCTCCTGACGTCAGCCGATCTGGTGGTGCAGCGCGGCTTTGCGATGCGGGTTATGGATGGGCGCGTCAGTGGGGTTCGCGAATCGCGACGGTACGCCGTGGAGATCGCGCGACCGATTCCGCGGTCGGCCTTCAACCCAGCGCCGAAGGTCGACTCTGTCGTCCTGCGCTTACGCCGCGGCTCCTGA
- a CDS encoding phosphotransferase: MSSPDSHVDLGAGLRTAMSRAYDVPTEIDNLEPVSAGASRDIWFFDARPSGLPTQQLILRRDPPSAPRPEQMRREAAVLRAAAETGAPVPEVVASGDGASDVGSPYVIMRRLAGESIPRKILREPQYAVARERMTRQLGEIAARIHQIAPESVPGIQSQSEFDTWVAEYGASGPPSPALEIALKWLEEHRPPAAGTTVVHGDFRLGNILVDDGGVSGVLDWELAHIGDPMLDLGWVATKAWRFGGAGQVAGVGSLEDLIGGYAAVAGWTPSIEAVRWWQIFGSLRWAVMCRRQANRHLSGSEQSLELAMIGRRFAENEYDLLLALGLTAPRELPDPLTEIATVDDPVFGQPTASQLLSAVSDDLAVSREYADRLRRGAIDVVHRELLLGDELRAAYADALGAVGYRDERELAADLRDGATAINDDVLAAVRLGVEARLTVWNPRHLASS, encoded by the coding sequence ATGAGCTCGCCAGATTCCCACGTAGACCTCGGGGCCGGACTGCGCACCGCGATGTCGCGGGCCTACGACGTGCCTACCGAGATTGACAACCTCGAGCCGGTGTCGGCCGGGGCAAGCCGCGACATCTGGTTTTTTGACGCGCGGCCGTCGGGATTGCCTACGCAGCAGCTGATCCTGCGCCGTGATCCACCTTCGGCGCCGCGGCCAGAACAGATGCGCCGCGAGGCTGCCGTGCTGCGCGCTGCCGCCGAGACCGGCGCACCCGTGCCGGAGGTGGTCGCCAGTGGTGACGGCGCCAGCGATGTGGGATCGCCCTACGTCATCATGCGTCGACTCGCCGGCGAGAGCATCCCCCGCAAGATCCTTCGCGAGCCGCAGTACGCCGTCGCCCGGGAACGGATGACGCGTCAACTCGGAGAGATCGCCGCGCGCATCCACCAGATCGCGCCGGAGAGTGTCCCCGGAATACAGTCTCAGTCGGAGTTTGACACGTGGGTCGCCGAGTACGGCGCCTCCGGCCCGCCATCGCCAGCGCTCGAGATCGCCCTGAAATGGTTGGAAGAACATCGCCCGCCGGCAGCCGGCACGACGGTGGTGCACGGCGACTTCCGGCTCGGAAACATTCTCGTCGACGACGGCGGGGTGAGCGGCGTACTGGACTGGGAACTGGCGCATATCGGCGATCCGATGCTCGATCTTGGATGGGTCGCCACCAAGGCCTGGCGCTTCGGCGGTGCAGGGCAGGTCGCTGGTGTGGGATCGCTCGAGGACCTGATCGGGGGATATGCCGCCGTGGCCGGCTGGACCCCGAGCATTGAGGCCGTGCGCTGGTGGCAGATCTTCGGCAGCCTGCGGTGGGCGGTGATGTGCCGCCGGCAGGCAAACCGGCACCTCAGCGGTTCGGAGCAGTCGCTGGAGCTGGCGATGATCGGTCGGCGGTTTGCCGAAAACGAGTACGACCTTCTGCTGGCGCTCGGGCTGACAGCGCCACGCGAGCTGCCTGACCCGCTCACCGAGATCGCGACCGTCGATGACCCGGTGTTCGGCCAGCCGACCGCCAGTCAGCTCCTGTCGGCGGTGAGTGACGACCTGGCAGTCAGTCGGGAGTACGCCGATCGGCTGCGTCGCGGTGCGATTGATGTCGTCCATCGCGAGCTTCTGCTCGGCGATGAGCTGCGAGCGGCGTACGCCGATGCGCTTGGCGCGGTTGGTTACCGGGACGAGCGAGAGCTCGCCGCGGACCTTCGTGACGGTGCCACGGCAATCAACGACGACGTGCTTGCTGCTGTTCGGCTCGGCGTTGAGGCCCGGCTGACCGTGTGGAACCCCCGCCACCTGGCCAGCTCGTGA
- a CDS encoding MFS transporter has protein sequence MATNSASALYPLYQDIYSLRPFAITTIYAVYVGTLIPALIFTGSLAHVIGLRAVMATAWFLAAGGAAVFAAAQDPVMLYAARLLQGASVGLATGALAAALVALDRDHDPRRASVGSTLAISVGSGLGPIIGGVFVDFLPMPDRLVFIVLSVLLAVCGLGFLMLPRRLGITGIRWQPRLPRIPAENRAPFLRACSNAFLIWAVTAIFLALVPSYFHEATGNTSIILSSATAGLMLISAGIAQLSLQRVDSLGAQRWGLAVVCLGLGLLVVGGILGSAVLILLSPIIAGAGQGVAFLGGTREVNEMSATRPDHASVFAAFAVSAYCGSGIPIIGVGLLGNAVGTTDAVLAFAIAIVILSAAWLLTSRRLTSGRPPTST, from the coding sequence ATCGCGACCAACAGCGCATCAGCGCTTTACCCGCTCTACCAGGACATCTACAGCCTGCGACCGTTTGCCATCACGACGATCTACGCGGTGTACGTCGGCACCCTGATCCCCGCGCTCATCTTCACCGGGTCGCTGGCACACGTCATCGGCTTGCGCGCCGTGATGGCCACCGCGTGGTTTCTCGCTGCGGGCGGTGCCGCGGTCTTCGCAGCCGCCCAGGACCCCGTGATGCTGTACGCCGCACGGCTGCTGCAAGGCGCGTCGGTCGGTCTTGCCACCGGCGCCCTCGCCGCCGCGCTCGTTGCACTCGACCGCGACCACGACCCACGGCGTGCCTCGGTCGGCTCGACCCTGGCAATCTCGGTCGGCAGCGGACTCGGGCCGATCATCGGCGGCGTTTTCGTCGACTTCCTGCCGATGCCGGATCGGCTCGTCTTTATCGTGCTCAGCGTGCTTCTCGCCGTCTGCGGGCTCGGATTCCTGATGCTGCCGAGGCGGCTCGGGATCACCGGGATCCGCTGGCAGCCAAGGCTTCCCCGCATCCCCGCCGAAAACCGGGCCCCGTTCTTGCGCGCGTGTTCCAACGCCTTCCTCATCTGGGCGGTCACGGCGATTTTCCTCGCGCTCGTCCCGTCGTACTTCCACGAGGCGACCGGCAACACCTCGATCATCCTCTCGTCGGCGACTGCCGGCCTGATGCTGATCTCGGCCGGAATCGCCCAGCTCAGCCTGCAACGCGTTGACTCCCTTGGCGCACAGCGATGGGGGCTCGCGGTTGTCTGCCTCGGGCTGGGCCTGCTCGTTGTCGGCGGCATTCTTGGTTCCGCCGTGCTCATCCTCCTCTCACCGATCATCGCCGGCGCCGGGCAAGGTGTCGCGTTCCTTGGCGGCACCCGCGAGGTCAACGAGATGTCAGCGACACGACCCGACCACGCGAGCGTCTTCGCGGCATTCGCCGTGTCGGCGTACTGCGGCTCTGGCATCCCGATCATCGGAGTCGGACTGCTGGGCAATGCCGTCGGGACCACGGACGCCGTACTCGCCTTCGCCATTGCGATCGTCATCCTCAGCGCGGCGTGGCTGCTCACCTCGCGCCGCCTCACATCCGGCCGGCCCCCGACGTCTACCTAG
- a CDS encoding class I SAM-dependent methyltransferase codes for MRDRAAEQIAEIDRRLRRGEISRDEWHRQMRRLIEPAYLSAADALGGSGYTGTPQQWRRARSLIVELMPHAGTFLDVGCANGLLMESVAEWAGERDVAIEPYGVDISEALVSVARRRLPQWAARLWVGNAATWDPPRRFDYVRTGLDYVPAGDRAAYVERLREEFVGPGGRLIIGTHSFENSTGEELAHEVEGYGVLVADVVERPKPGTDVTYQAISVVPA; via the coding sequence ATGCGTGACCGAGCAGCTGAGCAGATCGCCGAGATAGATAGGCGTTTGCGCCGCGGCGAGATCAGTCGCGACGAGTGGCACCGACAGATGCGCAGGCTGATCGAGCCGGCGTACCTCTCGGCTGCCGATGCGTTGGGTGGATCTGGTTACACGGGTACGCCGCAGCAGTGGCGTCGAGCGCGGTCGCTGATCGTCGAGCTGATGCCGCATGCTGGGACGTTCCTCGACGTGGGCTGCGCCAACGGGCTGCTGATGGAGTCGGTCGCGGAGTGGGCGGGCGAGCGGGACGTCGCTATAGAGCCATACGGCGTCGATATCTCCGAAGCGCTGGTGTCGGTGGCGCGGCGGCGACTGCCGCAGTGGGCGGCACGGCTGTGGGTCGGCAACGCGGCGACGTGGGATCCGCCGCGGCGCTTCGACTATGTACGGACCGGCCTCGACTACGTGCCGGCTGGCGATCGGGCGGCGTACGTCGAGCGGCTACGGGAGGAGTTCGTCGGGCCGGGCGGCCGGCTGATCATCGGCACGCACTCGTTTGAGAACTCCACGGGTGAGGAGCTCGCACACGAGGTCGAAGGGTACGGCGTGCTGGTCGCCGACGTGGTTGAGAGGCCGAAGCCAGGAACGGACGTCACTTATCAGGCCATCTCCGTTGTTCCCGCCTGA
- a CDS encoding acyl-CoA dehydrogenase family protein, which produces MADAPTLSDPSISDETKNLLRRIDGFIDAEIAPLQAQDDNERFFDHRREWARTDFENDGLPRQEWEELLREMKRRADAAGLYRHDMPAELGGDDSTNLEMAIIREHLARRGLGLHNDLQDESSMIGNFPAVRLVWTFGTQEQKDEFCEAGIVGDRRIGFGLTEPDHGSDATWMETRAEKRGGDWVINGQKRWNTGLHTATHDLIFARTSGKDGSARGISAFLVPTDAPGFSVDFFRWTFNMPTDHADVSLRDVVVPASTMLGAEGEGLMVAQQFVHENRIRQAASSLGAGEHCIDLSVDYARERVTFGEPLARRQAIQWPLVELATEAQMLQALIRKTAAELDTRDHLEISDKVSMCNYRANRFCCDAADRAMQVHGGIGYSRHKPFEHIYRHHRRYRITEGAEEVQMRKVAGYLFGFTGGGRS; this is translated from the coding sequence ATGGCAGACGCGCCCACGTTAAGCGACCCGTCGATCAGCGATGAGACGAAGAATCTGCTGCGCCGGATCGATGGGTTCATCGACGCCGAGATCGCGCCGCTGCAGGCTCAGGACGACAACGAACGCTTCTTCGACCACCGCCGCGAGTGGGCGCGCACCGACTTCGAGAACGACGGGCTTCCCCGGCAGGAGTGGGAGGAGCTGCTGCGCGAGATGAAGCGGCGAGCCGACGCCGCGGGGCTGTATCGCCACGACATGCCGGCCGAGCTCGGCGGTGACGACTCGACCAACCTTGAGATGGCGATCATCCGCGAGCATCTAGCCCGGCGCGGACTCGGGTTGCACAACGACCTTCAGGACGAGTCGTCGATGATCGGCAACTTCCCCGCCGTACGACTGGTGTGGACCTTTGGCACCCAGGAGCAGAAGGACGAGTTCTGCGAGGCCGGGATCGTCGGTGATCGTCGGATCGGCTTCGGCCTGACCGAGCCAGACCACGGCAGCGATGCGACCTGGATGGAGACCCGAGCCGAAAAGCGTGGCGGCGACTGGGTCATCAACGGACAGAAGCGGTGGAACACCGGACTGCATACGGCAACCCACGACCTGATCTTCGCCCGTACGTCAGGCAAGGACGGAAGCGCCCGCGGGATCAGCGCGTTCCTGGTGCCGACCGATGCTCCCGGGTTCAGCGTCGACTTCTTCCGGTGGACCTTCAACATGCCGACCGACCACGCCGATGTGTCGCTGCGTGACGTGGTGGTGCCGGCGTCGACGATGCTCGGCGCTGAGGGCGAAGGGCTGATGGTGGCGCAGCAGTTCGTGCATGAGAACCGGATCCGCCAGGCCGCCTCAAGCCTCGGCGCCGGCGAGCACTGCATCGACCTTTCTGTGGACTATGCCCGCGAGCGTGTCACCTTTGGCGAGCCACTCGCACGTCGTCAGGCCATCCAGTGGCCACTCGTCGAGCTCGCGACCGAAGCCCAGATGCTGCAGGCGTTGATCCGCAAGACCGCGGCCGAGCTTGACACCCGCGATCATCTGGAGATCAGCGACAAGGTCTCTATGTGCAACTACCGCGCTAACCGGTTTTGCTGCGACGCAGCAGATCGCGCCATGCAGGTGCACGGCGGAATCGGCTACAGCCGGCACAAGCCGTTCGAGCACATCTACCGCCACCACCGCCGATACCGAATCACCGAAGGCGCGGAGGAAGTCCAGATGCGCAAGGTCGCTGGCTACCTCTTCGGCTTCACCGGAGGAGGTCGATCATGA
- a CDS encoding PepSY-associated TM helix domain-containing protein, with the protein MSELQEEPVLSGHHRTRADRGSSDWWRDDLRPLVARIHFYAGMFIAPFIAVAAFTGLLYALTPQIEQLVYRDILTVQPAGQALPLAEQVTAAIDEVPDGAVAAVRPAAEPDAVTRVVFNSPSAPDDRQLTAFVNPYSGEITDVLPTYGEWLPLRTWFDDLHRHLLLGEPGRVYSELAASWLWVLGLSGLALWTVRRVRRRQVRQLVIPQRGARGRGRLMGRHGALGVWLLLGMLFLSATGLTWSQFAGANVASVRAQLDWTAPPVAGQSASLVSAADVPEAVELVAASAADAGLSRGIEIVPSSEATGWRVSETKRSWPVEQDSISVDPVSGDVLNRVDFADWPFAAKLANLGIDLHMGILFGVANQIALALLAIGIITMVVLGYRMWWKRRPTSGAAYARPLGGAKSPSAPAIFAVALVGIAVGIFMPVLGASLLIFLAVDTVLHTLRARRTSASLPS; encoded by the coding sequence GTGAGTGAATTGCAGGAAGAGCCGGTCCTGAGCGGTCACCACCGAACCCGCGCAGACCGCGGATCAAGCGACTGGTGGCGTGATGATCTGCGCCCGCTCGTAGCCCGGATCCACTTCTATGCCGGGATGTTCATCGCGCCGTTCATCGCGGTGGCAGCGTTCACCGGACTGCTTTATGCACTCACTCCGCAGATCGAGCAGCTCGTCTACCGCGACATTCTGACGGTCCAGCCGGCGGGGCAGGCACTCCCGCTCGCGGAGCAGGTGACGGCCGCCATCGACGAGGTTCCCGATGGAGCAGTGGCCGCCGTACGCCCCGCTGCTGAGCCCGACGCGGTCACCCGGGTCGTTTTCAACTCGCCTTCCGCGCCCGACGACCGGCAGCTGACCGCGTTCGTCAACCCGTACTCGGGCGAGATCACCGACGTACTGCCGACGTACGGCGAGTGGCTGCCGCTGCGCACCTGGTTTGACGACCTGCATCGCCACCTGCTCCTGGGCGAGCCCGGGCGCGTCTATAGCGAGCTGGCCGCGAGCTGGCTGTGGGTGCTGGGCTTGAGTGGACTCGCGCTGTGGACGGTGCGACGAGTACGGCGCCGCCAGGTGCGCCAGCTCGTGATCCCCCAGCGTGGCGCACGTGGGCGTGGCCGGCTGATGGGCCGTCACGGCGCGCTTGGAGTCTGGCTGCTGCTGGGCATGCTGTTCCTGTCGGCGACGGGGCTGACGTGGTCGCAGTTCGCCGGCGCCAACGTCGCCTCGGTCCGCGCGCAGCTCGACTGGACGGCGCCGCCCGTGGCCGGCCAGTCAGCCAGCTTGGTCTCGGCGGCCGACGTTCCCGAGGCCGTTGAGCTGGTCGCCGCGAGCGCAGCTGATGCCGGACTGTCGCGCGGCATCGAGATCGTCCCGTCGTCCGAGGCGACCGGGTGGCGAGTCTCGGAGACCAAGCGCAGCTGGCCGGTGGAGCAGGACTCGATCTCCGTCGACCCTGTCTCAGGTGATGTGCTCAACCGGGTCGACTTCGCCGACTGGCCGTTCGCGGCCAAGCTCGCCAACTTGGGCATCGACCTGCACATGGGCATCCTCTTCGGCGTGGCCAACCAGATCGCCCTCGCGCTGCTGGCGATCGGGATCATCACGATGGTGGTGCTCGGCTACCGGATGTGGTGGAAGCGCCGGCCGACGTCAGGGGCGGCGTACGCCAGGCCTCTCGGCGGAGCAAAGTCGCCAAGCGCACCAGCGATTTTCGCGGTCGCGCTCGTCGGGATCGCAGTCGGAATCTTCATGCCGGTGCTCGGCGCCTCACTGCTGATCTTTTTGGCGGTAGACACGGTGCTGCACACCCTCCGCGCACGCCGCACTAGCGCTTCTCTCCCTAGCTGA
- a CDS encoding long-chain-fatty-acid--CoA ligase, with translation MTSPSSTIDAARRMSHGMQLARHARKIGDEIAIVYGDQRITYRELDQRVTRLARGLAERGVGRGDRVAVLMFNRIEVIESYFAIIRLGAIAVPINFRLTAAEAAYIIDDSGAQILITEAALLDTARGAITDAAGDPALVIADGQGADGGEAYESVLSDDDSELEIDVPEDDPAFIMYTSGTTGRPKGAVITHFNLLMNSHNCMIVQGIKDRGEVWLSGLPLFHIGGLNGILFYILAGGRIVLMKSGDFSADDAVSTFESEGITSCYFVPTQWKAICEVPGVTERAASLRRISWGASIAPPSTLQAMAEAFPGVPNFNMFGQTEMSSVTCVLRGEDAVRKMGSVGTAAPNVEVQIVRPDMTECGVGEVGEIVYRGPTVMREYWNKPKETDEAFRGGWFHSGDLCVMDDEGFITVVDRVKDMIISGGENIYCAEVEAAIDAHPKVREVAVVGRPDPKWVETPVAFVVPTDPNDPPTEDDVIAFVKDRIASYKKPSAVEIVDELPRNATGKVQKFKLRDT, from the coding sequence ATGACCAGCCCCAGCTCAACCATCGATGCCGCCCGCCGTATGTCGCACGGCATGCAGCTAGCCCGGCACGCTCGCAAGATCGGTGACGAGATCGCCATTGTCTACGGCGATCAACGGATCACCTACCGCGAGCTTGACCAACGGGTCACCCGCCTCGCCAGGGGACTCGCCGAGCGCGGGGTGGGTCGCGGAGACCGCGTCGCCGTCCTCATGTTCAACCGCATCGAGGTGATCGAAAGCTACTTTGCGATCATCCGCCTCGGGGCGATCGCCGTACCCATCAACTTCCGGCTGACCGCTGCCGAAGCGGCGTACATCATCGACGACAGCGGCGCGCAGATCCTCATCACCGAGGCAGCGTTGCTCGACACCGCACGTGGTGCGATCACCGATGCCGCAGGCGATCCAGCACTCGTCATCGCTGACGGGCAGGGCGCCGACGGCGGCGAGGCCTACGAGTCAGTGTTGTCCGACGACGACTCAGAGCTTGAGATCGACGTCCCCGAGGATGATCCGGCGTTCATCATGTACACCTCCGGCACGACCGGGCGGCCGAAGGGCGCGGTGATCACGCACTTCAACCTGCTGATGAACAGTCACAACTGCATGATCGTGCAGGGCATCAAGGACCGCGGCGAAGTGTGGCTCTCTGGCCTTCCGCTGTTTCATATCGGCGGGCTCAACGGGATTCTCTTCTACATCCTCGCGGGTGGGCGGATCGTGCTGATGAAGTCCGGTGACTTCAGCGCGGACGATGCGGTCTCGACCTTCGAGAGCGAAGGCATCACGTCGTGCTACTTCGTTCCGACACAGTGGAAGGCGATCTGCGAGGTCCCAGGCGTGACCGAACGAGCGGCCTCGCTGCGGCGCATCTCGTGGGGCGCGTCGATCGCTCCCCCATCGACGTTGCAGGCGATGGCCGAGGCGTTTCCCGGCGTACCCAACTTCAACATGTTCGGCCAGACCGAGATGAGCTCGGTGACGTGCGTGCTCCGCGGCGAGGATGCCGTGCGCAAGATGGGCAGCGTCGGCACCGCAGCTCCCAACGTCGAGGTGCAGATCGTCCGTCCGGACATGACGGAGTGCGGGGTGGGCGAGGTCGGCGAGATCGTCTATCGCGGACCGACTGTCATGCGCGAGTACTGGAACAAGCCGAAGGAGACCGACGAGGCCTTCCGCGGCGGATGGTTCCACTCGGGAGATCTGTGCGTGATGGACGACGAAGGGTTCATCACCGTTGTCGACCGCGTGAAGGACATGATCATCTCTGGCGGGGAGAACATCTACTGCGCCGAGGTCGAAGCTGCGATCGACGCACACCCGAAGGTGCGAGAGGTAGCCGTGGTCGGGCGTCCCGACCCGAAGTGGGTCGAGACGCCAGTCGCTTTCGTGGTTCCGACCGATCCGAACGACCCACCAACCGAGGATGACGTGATCGCGTTCGTCAAAGACCGCATCGCGTCGTACAAGAAGCCCAGCGCCGTCGAGATCGTCGATGAGCTGCCGCGGAACGCGACCGGCAAGGTCCAGAAGTTCAAACTCCGCGACACGTAA
- a CDS encoding TetR family transcriptional regulator, giving the protein MTAPITAPERTILAYPRDDATFLLVLQNAISAFGARGYHGTSVRDIATAAGVSPGTIYNHFGSKAGLLEVIMNRGMDVLINASEQALYDAPAEPLARLDALVEAHVRVHAASSTESYIGNSELRSLDVARYATVVAKRDAQQRMFDRVIADGVQRGVFKTSDPKSAARYVVTACTAVASWFRTDGAMSIEELVGHYQQISRRAVGFQERR; this is encoded by the coding sequence ATGACGGCCCCCATCACGGCGCCCGAGCGCACGATCCTGGCCTATCCGCGTGATGACGCAACGTTTCTCTTGGTGCTGCAAAACGCGATCTCGGCGTTCGGCGCGCGGGGCTACCACGGGACCTCGGTGCGCGACATCGCTACCGCCGCTGGGGTCAGCCCCGGCACGATCTACAACCATTTTGGTTCCAAGGCAGGCCTCCTCGAGGTGATCATGAACCGCGGCATGGACGTCCTCATCAACGCCAGCGAGCAGGCGCTCTACGACGCGCCCGCCGAGCCACTCGCTCGCCTCGACGCTCTCGTTGAGGCGCATGTGCGCGTGCACGCCGCATCGAGCACCGAGAGCTACATCGGCAACTCCGAGCTGCGCAGCCTGGATGTGGCGCGTTATGCAACCGTCGTGGCAAAACGCGATGCCCAGCAGCGAATGTTCGACCGAGTCATCGCAGATGGGGTGCAACGCGGGGTGTTTAAGACGAGCGATCCCAAGTCCGCCGCGCGCTACGTCGTCACCGCGTGTACGGCGGTCGCGTCCTGGTTCCGCACTGACGGCGCAATGAGCATCGAAGAGCTGGTCGGCCACTACCAGCAGATCTCACGCCGCGCGGTCGGCTTTCAGGAGCGCCGATGA
- a CDS encoding methylated-DNA--[protein]-cysteine S-methyltransferase: MSIRHAYVSSDLGELLMVADGDALTGIYFENHWYPPAASAIGDRTDEYADPLFTQAAHEIREFLSGTRREFTLDTRTDGDAFSERVWSELRKIPYGQTTTYGQIAGQLGDRNLAQRVGQAVGHNPLSIVIACHRVVGADGALTGYAGGLPRKRRLLELEEEVATGHAAHLFAI, translated from the coding sequence ATGTCGATTCGCCACGCTTACGTGAGCTCAGACCTCGGCGAGCTGCTGATGGTCGCCGACGGTGACGCGCTCACCGGCATCTACTTCGAGAACCACTGGTATCCCCCAGCAGCGAGTGCCATTGGCGATCGCACCGACGAGTACGCCGACCCACTGTTTACCCAGGCAGCGCATGAGATCCGCGAGTTTCTCAGCGGCACGCGCCGGGAGTTCACGCTCGACACGCGCACCGACGGCGACGCCTTTAGCGAGCGCGTGTGGAGCGAGCTGCGCAAGATTCCTTACGGCCAGACGACGACGTACGGCCAGATCGCGGGGCAGCTCGGCGACCGGAACCTGGCGCAGCGGGTGGGCCAGGCGGTCGGTCACAACCCGCTCAGCATCGTGATCGCCTGCCACCGGGTTGTTGGTGCCGACGGCGCGCTGACCGGATACGCCGGTGGTCTGCCTCGCAAGCGGCGACTCCTCGAGCTGGAGGAAGAGGTAGCCACGGGGCACGCAGCGCACCTCTTCGCGATCTAG